From the Bombus vancouverensis nearcticus chromosome 3, iyBomVanc1_principal, whole genome shotgun sequence genome, one window contains:
- the rdgB gene encoding retinal degeneration B isoform X2, with the protein MLIKEYRIPLPLTVEEYRIAQLYMIAKKSREESQGAGSGVEIIENEPYSDGPGGNGQYTHKIYHVGSHLPEWFKSLLPRSALIAKEEAWNAYPYTKTRYTCPFVEKFSIEIETYYFPDNGYQENVFKLSGSDLRNRIVDVIDIVKDQYTGDYVKDEDPKLYVSQKTGRGPLTESWLEEYWADVKGKQQPTPSGKSLMCAYKLCRVEFRYWGVQTKLEKFIHDVALRKTMVRAHRQAWAWQDEWNGLTMEDIRKIERQTQLALQKRMANAEGDGEATNDNQDRAVSNTTMTPQESNVATTLAATLGSIEKNEDPQSPPSARKSTDIPNTAGSSEGDVSPEDSPTEVPDLRNAPTEEKADAKKGWKKNKMSSPCSNKSFDMQIANWRMESIVRESESGSEDEFFDCQEGFGDSTSLSKWSSLDLLAEEEDNTFTSPTMVNKEDDTIFSPSYLQRMASERSSKRLQISTSASIDASYPASPQHSPTHQPCKTTVLLIVMHAGSVLDANVDLTAKKSDITTFKGAFESVMRQHYPSMVGHVAIKFVSCPPICTEGLGILSSLSPYSFDVSPSSMDAPQVTHDTIPIGAIPLLASSTPEYQDTVSRVIAGANQVYHDFIRSDEGRGFTGQICLIGDSVGAILTYDALCRSAHSRHNSENNILDNQGIENSTNAEDGKHLTAPSPRRKSSSISDTPSHCKLDFEVGEFFMFGSPLALVLAYRKISSDKTSNIRRPLVNQVYNLFHPTEPVAARLEPLISARFSLLPPVNVARYQKYPLGNGQPYHLLEAIQTNPQLFTDGLNIPNMSMSHLRRLSDISIHSTMSGVVENVPLKVVSNLTQKWWGTKRLDYALYCPEGLANFPTNSLPQIFHASYWESLDVIAFILRQLGRFDLSLLTNEEKELSCFRPGQPREKWNKKRTSVKLKNVAANHRANDVIVKEGAPQILIARFMYGPIDVIALTGEKVDIHIMKDAPAGEWTHLSTEVTDKNGRITYKIPDDKALEHGLYPVKMIVRGDHTSVDFFLAVIPPKTECVVFSIDGSFTASMSVSGKDPKVRAGAVDVVRHWQELGYLIIYITARPDMQQQKVVSWLSQHNFPHGLVSFADGLSTDPLGHKAAYLHKLIQEHGVIIHYAYGSSKDISVYTAINLKQNQIFIIGKVSKKYHSLATILHDGYAAHLSMLQAHGGSRPAQGNARMVIPRGQFGLPGQNASLRRRRLAKRAVSQPTPGKGIYPLERSTSVGPSISSQTASTRSTAPEKL; encoded by the exons ATGTTGATAAAAGAATATCGAATACCGCTGCCTCTCACCGTCGAGGAGTATAGAATTGCTCAGCTTTACATGATAGCG AAAAAATCTAGAGAAGAAAGTCAAGGGGCAGGCAGCGGTGTAGAGATTATAGAGAACGAGCCTTATAGCGATGGTCCAGGTGGAAACGGACAATATACCCATAAGATTTATCACGTGGGTAGTCATCTTCCAGAATGGTTCAAAAGTTTGCTGCCCAGATCCGCGTTGATCGCCAAAGAAGAAGCATGGAATGCTTACCCCTATACGAAGACCCGTTACACTTGCCCCTTCGTTGAAAAGTTTTCTATCGAAATAGAAACATACTATTTTCCCGACAATGGTTACCAAGAAAATGTCTTCAAGCTAAGTGGTAGCGATTTGAGAAATAGAATCGTAG ACGTGATTGATATCGTAAAAGATCAATACACGGGTGATTACGTGAAAGACGAGGATCCTAAATTATACGTGTCCCAAAAGACCGGTCGAGGACCTCTCACGGAATCATGGCTAGAAGAATACTGGGCTGACGTAAAA GGGAAACAACAACCGACTCCATCCGGAAAGTCTTTAATGTGCGCGTACAAATTATGCCGTGTGGAGTTCCGATATTGGGGTGtgcaaacaaaattagaaaagtTCATACACGATGTAG CCTTGAGAAAAACGATGGTTAGAGCTCACAGACAAGCCTGGGCCTGGCAAGACGAATGGAATGGTTTGACCATGGAAGATATTCGGAAAATTGAACGACAAACGCAATTGGCGTTGCAGAAGAGAATGGCTAATGCAGAAGGCGATGGGGAAGCAACAAACGACAATCAAGACAGGGCTGTTTCAAACACGACAATGACTCCTCAAGAGTCGAACGTTGCTACGACATTGGCTGCCACGCTTGGGAGCATCGAGAAAAACGAAGATCCTCAAAGTCCCCCAAGTGCCAGAAAATCGACCGATATACCTAACACAGCTGGTAGTTCAGAGGGTGACGTTAGCCCCGAAGATTCACCGACCGAAGTACCCGACCTTAG AAATGCTCCTACTGAAGAGAAAGCAGATGCTAAAAAGGGATGGAAGAAAAACAAGATGAGTTCGCCGTGTTCGAACAAAAGTTTCGATATGCAGATAGCGAATTGGCGCATGGAAAGTATCGTAAGAGAATCCGAATCTGGTAGCGAAGATGAGTTTTTTGACTGTCAAG AGGGCTTTGGAGATAGCACTTCATTATCTAAATGGAGTTCTTTGGATCTTCTAGCAGAAGAGGAAGACAATACGTTCACTTCGCCTACCATGGTAAACAAAGAAG acgACACGATATTTTCACCTTCCTACTTGCAACGTATGGCTAGTGAACGTAGCAGTAAAAGGTTACAAATCTCTACGTCAGCCAGCATCGATGCCTCGTATCCGGCTTCACCTCAACATTCGCCGACTCATCAACCATGCAAAACTACTGTCCTTCTTATTGTGATGCATGCTGGCAGTGTACTAG ATGCTAACGTTGACTTGACGGCGAAAAAATCGGACATTACAACTTTCAAAGGAGCCTTTGAGTCAGTCATGAGACAACACTATCCCAGTATGGTTGGACATGTGGCCATTAAGTTTGTTTCTTGCCCACCTATTTGTACCGAAGGTCTtggtattttatcgag CCTAAGTCCTTATAGTTTTGATGTGTCACCCTCGTCTATGGATGCTCCTCAAGTGACACACGATACTATTCCTATCGGCGCTATACCTTTGCTCGCTAGTTCAACTCCTGAATATCAGGACACCGTATCACGAGTTATAGCTGGAGCAAACCAAGTTTATCACGACTTTATCAGAAGCGACGAGGGTCGAGGTTTCACGGGGCAAATTTGCCTTATTGGGGATTCAGTAGGAGCGATTTTAACATATGACGCTTTGTGTAGATCAGCTCACTCTAGACATAATAGCGAGAACAATATTTTGGATAATCAGGGCATTGAAAATAGCACGAATGCCGAAGATGGCAAACACCTGACTGCACCTTCTCCTAGAAGGAAATCTTCTAGTATAAG TGATACCCCCTCACATTGTAAATTGGATTTCGAAGTAGGAGAGTTTTTCATGTTTGGTAGTCCACTTGCTCTGGTATTGGCGTATAGAAAAATTTCCTCGGATAAAACTAGTAATATAAGAAGACCGTTGGTGAATCAGGTGTATAATTTATTCCATCCTACTGAACCTGTAGCCGCTAGATTAGAACCACTGATTTCTGCAAGGTTTTCTCTTCTTCCACCCGTGAACGTGGCTCGATATCAAAAGTATCCATTAGGAAACGGACAGCCTTATCATTTGT TGGAAGCTATCCAGACGAATCCACAATTGTTTACGGATGGATTGAATATCCCAAATATGTCAATGTCCCATTTAAGACGGCTGTCCGATATATCGATTCATAGTACAATGTCTGGTGTGGTTGAAAATGTTCCTCTAAAAGTAGTATCTAATT TAACGCAAAAATGGTGGGGTACAAAGAGATTAGATTATGCTCTCTACTGCCCAGAGGGTTTAGCAAACTTTCCCACGAACTCTTTACCTCAAATTTTTCACGCTAGCTATTGGGAGTCACTTGATGTTATCGCATTTATCCTGCGACAGTTAGGCAGATTTGATTTGTCATTACTCACAAACGAGGAGAAAGAATTATCTTGTTTCCGTCCAGGTCAACCTAGAGAAAAGTGGAATAAGAAACGTACTTCTGTTAAACTTAAG AATGTCGCTGCCAATCATAGAGCAAATGACGTAATTGTTAAAGAAGGAGCACCACAAATCCTGATTGCTAGATTTATGTACGGTCCAATTGATGTTATTGCTTTGACAG GCGAGAAAGTGGACATTCACATTATGAAAGATGCTCCAGCAGGAGAATGGACGCATTTATCAACTGAAGTAACTGATAAAAATGGTagaataacatataaaataccCGATGATAAAGCATTGGAACATGGACTTTACCCAGTTAAAATGATTGTTAG GGGTGATCATACATCCGTAGACTTTTTCTTGGCTGTGATTCCACCAAAAACAGAGTGCGTGGTATTTAGTATAGATGGTTCGTTTACTGCGAGTATGTCCGTTAGCGGGAAAGATCCAAAAGTTAGAGCTGGAGCTGTTGATGTCGTCAG GCATTGGCAAGAACTGGGATATTTAATCATATATATTACTGCAAGACCTGATATGCAACAGCAGAAAGTCGTTTCCTGGTTGTCTCAACACAACTTCCCTCATGGTCTTGTGTCCTTTGCAGATGGTCTTTCGACAGATCCACTTGGTCATAAAGCTGCGTACTTACATAAACTCATACAG GAACACGGTGTAATAATTCATTACGCATACGGCAGTAGTAAGGATATCAGTGTTTACACCGCGATTAACCTTAAACAAAATCAAATATTCATCATTGGGAAAGTATCAAAGAAGTACCACTCCTTGGCAACGATACTTCATGATGGTTATGCTGCTCATTTGAGTATGCTACAGGCGCACGGAGGCTCGAGACCTGCTCAGGGTAATGCACGTATGGTGATCCCAAGAGGTCAGTTCGGTTTACCCGGACAAAATGCTTCTCTACGACGAAGAAG GTTGGCAAAGCGTGCAGTATCGCAACCAACTCCAGGTAAAGGGATATATCCATTGGAACGATCAACGAGCGTTGGGCCTTCAATTTCATCGCAGACTGCGTCAACCAGATCTACGGCACCAGAGAAACTCTGA